In Iodobacter fluviatilis, one DNA window encodes the following:
- the ligA gene encoding NAD-dependent DNA ligase LigA, whose protein sequence is MMTLPEQAQSLRKQLHQYAHEYYVLDAPTVPDAEYDRLFRELQALEIAHPELATPDSPTLRVGGKPLPQFDSVTHTIAMLSIRTETDVTPAGALAFDASVRKELDLPPSAAAIEYAAELKFDGLAISLRYENGVLVQAATRGDGATGEDVTQNIRTILQIPLRLQGEILPAQLEVRGEVYMRRDDFDRLNERQLAAGDKTFVNPRNTAAGAVRQLDPAIAAARPLSFFAYGLGVVEGWPQPATHSAVLDALAVLGFPVCAERAVLQGGAGLAEFHAHVADIRDNLPFDIDGVVYKVNNMALQKELGFRTREPRWAVAHKFPAQEALTIVEAIDVQVGRTGAITPVARLQPVFVGGVTVTNATLHNEDEARRKDVRVGDTVAVRRAGDVIPEVVSVVLERRPMKDVLGTDLFSPAQEPFYPVFSLPKACPVCGSHVVREEGEAIARCSGGLSCSAQRKEAIRHFAGRRMMDIEGLGERYVESLVDLGYVKSLADLYALTLVDFQNMKAAADEAAGVSAESIAQGRLATKWAENLLEGIAASKTPLLARFLFALGIRHVGESTAKTLADWLGSLALIRHAPAPLLRSLPDIGDTVAVAISEFFAEPKNQLALDALLAAGVSPKDEHAPSGLLHEKLQPATLYAHLAVPKLSTVRSGQLAERVPSLTALAEADWLTLTFLPSDVAKALLTWLDEEGRRAALQRLALWCADLEKQLPSVVESVAGVFKDKTLVLTGTLPTLSRDAAKDLIEAAGGKVSGSVSKKTHFVVAGSDAGSKLAKAQDLGVSVLDEAALLRMLEAQA, encoded by the coding sequence ATGATGACATTGCCAGAACAGGCGCAATCTCTGCGCAAACAACTTCACCAATATGCCCATGAATACTATGTGCTTGATGCGCCCACGGTGCCCGATGCGGAGTACGACCGCCTGTTTCGTGAGCTGCAGGCGCTGGAAATCGCTCACCCCGAATTAGCGACGCCCGATTCACCTACGCTGAGGGTGGGGGGCAAGCCTTTGCCCCAGTTTGATTCAGTGACCCACACCATTGCCATGTTGTCGATACGCACCGAAACCGATGTGACCCCTGCGGGTGCACTGGCTTTTGATGCCAGCGTACGTAAAGAGCTGGATTTGCCCCCAAGTGCCGCTGCGATTGAATATGCAGCAGAGCTGAAATTTGATGGTCTCGCCATTAGTTTGCGTTATGAAAACGGTGTGCTGGTGCAAGCTGCTACGCGGGGTGATGGCGCGACGGGTGAGGATGTCACGCAAAATATTCGTACTATTTTGCAGATCCCACTGCGTTTACAAGGTGAAATTTTGCCTGCGCAGCTGGAGGTGAGGGGCGAGGTGTATATGCGCCGCGACGATTTTGATCGCCTGAACGAGCGCCAATTGGCTGCTGGCGATAAAACCTTTGTCAATCCAAGAAACACCGCTGCTGGAGCTGTGCGTCAGCTCGATCCTGCAATCGCCGCTGCGAGACCCTTATCTTTCTTTGCCTATGGCTTGGGTGTGGTTGAAGGCTGGCCGCAACCGGCTACACATTCGGCCGTGCTGGATGCGCTGGCAGTCTTGGGTTTTCCGGTTTGTGCTGAGCGGGCGGTATTGCAAGGTGGTGCGGGGCTGGCCGAATTTCATGCCCATGTGGCGGACATCCGAGACAACTTGCCTTTTGATATCGACGGCGTGGTTTACAAAGTCAACAATATGGCGCTGCAAAAAGAGCTGGGTTTCAGAACCCGTGAGCCACGCTGGGCCGTAGCGCATAAATTTCCCGCTCAAGAAGCCTTAACCATTGTGGAAGCGATTGATGTGCAAGTAGGGCGCACCGGTGCAATCACGCCCGTGGCGCGTTTGCAGCCCGTGTTTGTTGGTGGCGTTACCGTAACCAATGCCACGCTGCATAATGAAGATGAAGCAAGGCGCAAAGATGTGCGGGTGGGTGATACCGTTGCTGTGCGCCGCGCCGGAGATGTGATCCCGGAAGTGGTGAGTGTGGTGCTGGAGCGCCGCCCTATGAAAGACGTGCTGGGCACAGACTTATTCTCGCCCGCGCAAGAGCCGTTTTACCCTGTGTTTTCACTGCCCAAAGCTTGCCCGGTCTGTGGCTCGCATGTGGTGCGTGAAGAGGGTGAGGCGATTGCTCGCTGCTCGGGCGGCTTAAGCTGCTCTGCGCAACGTAAAGAAGCAATTCGCCACTTTGCTGGCCGCCGTATGATGGATATCGAAGGTCTTGGTGAGCGTTATGTAGAGAGCTTGGTTGATTTGGGCTATGTAAAGTCATTGGCTGATCTATATGCCTTAACGCTGGTCGATTTTCAGAATATGAAAGCCGCCGCAGATGAAGCTGCAGGCGTGAGTGCGGAAAGCATTGCTCAGGGCCGCCTTGCGACCAAATGGGCGGAAAATTTGTTAGAAGGCATTGCGGCAAGTAAAACGCCGCTGCTGGCTCGTTTTCTGTTTGCGCTGGGTATTCGCCATGTGGGTGAGTCAACCGCCAAAACACTGGCTGATTGGCTGGGTAGTCTGGCCCTTATTCGCCATGCCCCTGCGCCGCTGCTGCGATCTTTGCCAGATATTGGTGACACCGTCGCTGTGGCGATTAGTGAATTTTTTGCTGAGCCTAAAAATCAGCTCGCGCTTGATGCTTTGCTTGCTGCGGGGGTTAGCCCAAAAGATGAGCACGCCCCAAGTGGCTTGCTGCACGAAAAACTACAGCCAGCCACACTTTATGCGCATCTGGCCGTACCTAAATTATCGACTGTGCGCAGTGGCCAATTGGCTGAGCGAGTCCCCAGCTTAACTGCCTTGGCTGAGGCCGATTGGCTGACACTTACCTTTTTACCCAGTGATGTGGCCAAAGCCTTGCTGACTTGGCTGGATGAAGAGGGGCGGCGTGCAGCATTACAACGCTTGGCCCTTTGGTGCGCCGATTTGGAAAAGCAGTTGCCGAGTGTTGTTGAATCAGTTGCTGGGGTATTTAAAGATAAAACACTGGTGTTAACCGGGACATTGCCTACTTTATCGCGCGATGCGGCGAAGGATCTGATTGAAGCCGCTGGGGGGAAGGTATCTGGTAGTGTTTCAAAAAAAACCCACTTTGTGGTGGCGGGTAGCGATGCAGGCAGTAAGTTGGCAAAGGCGCAAGATTTAGGGGTGTCTGTTTTGGATGAGGCGGCATTGCTGCGAATGCTGGAAGCTCAGGCTTAG
- the galU gene encoding UTP--glucose-1-phosphate uridylyltransferase GalU: protein MQKVRKAVFPVAGMGTRFLPATKASPKEMMPVVDKPLIQYAVEEALAAGITEMIFITGRNKRSIEDHFDKAYELEAELEAKNKQALLEILRGIIPKSVSCIYIRQPEALGLGHAVLCAKPVVGDEPFAVILADDLIDGGATSEMKRMVDVFSDTHCSILGVEQVPQQDTGSYGIVEVQDGNNRLKITNIVEKPKPEEAPSNLAVVGRYILTPRIFHHLQHVQPGKGGEIQLTDGIFALMQEQHILAHKIVGTRYDCGSKLGYLKATMAYGMKHSEVGEEFSAYLKSLNA from the coding sequence ATGCAAAAAGTACGCAAGGCCGTATTCCCCGTCGCGGGCATGGGCACCCGTTTTCTGCCTGCTACCAAAGCCAGCCCGAAAGAAATGATGCCGGTGGTGGATAAGCCGCTGATTCAGTATGCGGTGGAAGAAGCGCTGGCGGCAGGCATTACAGAAATGATTTTTATTACTGGCCGTAATAAGCGCAGCATCGAAGATCACTTTGATAAAGCCTACGAATTAGAAGCCGAGCTGGAAGCAAAAAATAAGCAAGCACTGCTGGAAATCCTGCGTGGCATTATTCCCAAGTCAGTGAGCTGCATCTACATTCGCCAGCCAGAAGCACTGGGTTTAGGACACGCCGTACTTTGCGCCAAACCTGTAGTAGGGGATGAGCCGTTTGCAGTGATTTTGGCTGACGACTTAATCGACGGTGGCGCAACCAGTGAAATGAAACGGATGGTTGATGTGTTCAGCGATACCCACTGCTCTATCTTGGGCGTGGAGCAAGTGCCGCAGCAAGATACCGGCTCTTACGGTATTGTTGAAGTACAAGATGGCAATAACCGCTTAAAAATCACCAATATCGTTGAAAAACCAAAGCCAGAAGAAGCACCGTCTAATCTGGCTGTGGTGGGCCGCTATATCTTAACGCCACGTATTTTTCATCATTTGCAGCATGTGCAGCCGGGTAAGGGGGGTGAAATCCAGCTGACTGATGGCATCTTTGCTTTGATGCAAGAACAGCACATTCTTGCTCATAAGATTGTAGGCACCCGCTATGATTGCGGCTCCAAGCTGGGCTATTTAAAAGCGACCATGGCTTATGGCATGAAGCACAGTGAAGTGGGTGAGGAGTTTTCGGCTTACCTGAAAAGTCTTAATGCCTAA
- a CDS encoding WbqC family protein — translation MSIPEKKIVIVQSNYIPWKGYFDLIRQADVFVLYDDMQYTRRDWRNRNLIKTAQGLQWLTIPVKVKGKYEQRIDETEVSEHSWAESHWKSINNNYRRAPFFTEYASGIQSLYEEASHLLMLSEINYLFLTKICQWLSIDTPIMWSGQFPKVAGRTENLVHLCQSFQATDYISGPSASNYIDIDQFEKANIRLQYMTYAHYPEYPQLYGDFVHGVSILDLLFNCGEGAAQFLIQSEPA, via the coding sequence ATGAGTATCCCTGAAAAAAAAATTGTAATCGTTCAGTCAAATTATATTCCGTGGAAAGGGTATTTTGATTTAATTCGTCAGGCCGATGTTTTTGTTTTGTATGATGATATGCAATATACCCGGCGTGATTGGCGCAACCGTAATCTGATTAAAACCGCTCAGGGTTTACAGTGGTTAACCATCCCCGTTAAGGTGAAAGGCAAATACGAGCAGCGAATTGATGAAACAGAAGTCAGTGAACATAGCTGGGCTGAATCTCACTGGAAATCAATTAATAACAACTATCGTCGCGCGCCATTTTTTACTGAATATGCATCTGGAATTCAATCCCTTTACGAAGAAGCATCGCATCTGCTGATGCTTTCAGAGATAAATTATTTATTTTTAACCAAAATTTGCCAGTGGCTGAGTATTGATACGCCCATTATGTGGTCTGGTCAGTTTCCTAAAGTTGCAGGCAGAACAGAAAATCTGGTTCATTTATGTCAGTCATTTCAGGCCACTGATTATATCTCTGGGCCATCTGCTTCAAATTATATTGATATTGATCAATTTGAAAAGGCAAATATTCGTTTGCAATATATGACATATGCTCATTACCCTGAGTATCCTCAGTTATATGGTGATTTTGTGCATGGCGTGAGTATTTTAGATTTGTTGTTTAATTGCGGAGAGGGTGCGGCGCAATTTTTAATACAAAGTGAGCCAGCATGA
- a CDS encoding class I SAM-dependent methyltransferase, protein MSEEIKTRVAQYYSQRAQTFGATPAGVDWNGEASQRLRFKQLLQITGNQPYSLNDMGCGYGALLEYLRAEGAELDYLGYDLSTEMISNAKAKFADKTGVAFLCADQAGRQADYAVASGLLSVKQDVAVQDWEVFVFNMINQLHQESRLGFSFNCLTLYSDQEKMKPHLYYGDPCRFFDYCKRNFSRNVALLHDYDLYEFTILVRKGG, encoded by the coding sequence ATGAGCGAAGAAATAAAAACCAGGGTGGCGCAATATTACAGCCAGCGTGCCCAAACTTTTGGCGCTACACCGGCAGGTGTGGATTGGAATGGCGAGGCATCCCAACGATTGCGCTTTAAGCAACTTTTGCAGATCACAGGCAATCAGCCATATAGCCTGAATGATATGGGGTGTGGCTACGGTGCCTTGCTTGAGTACCTGCGTGCGGAAGGGGCAGAGCTTGATTATCTTGGGTATGATCTCTCCACAGAAATGATTTCTAATGCTAAAGCAAAATTTGCCGATAAGACGGGTGTAGCGTTTCTTTGTGCTGATCAGGCGGGGCGGCAGGCTGATTATGCCGTGGCAAGTGGCCTGCTGAGCGTAAAGCAGGATGTTGCCGTGCAGGATTGGGAAGTGTTTGTATTTAATATGATTAATCAGCTTCATCAGGAAAGTCGCCTTGGGTTTTCATTTAATTGCCTGACTCTTTATTCAGATCAGGAAAAAATGAAACCTCATTTATATTATGGCGATCCATGCCGTTTTTTTGATTACTGCAAAAGAAATTTTTCCAGAAATGTGGCTTTACTGCATGATTATGATCTTTATGAATTTACCATTCTGGTCAGGAAAGGGGGCTAG
- a CDS encoding acetyltransferase, translating into MKRNLVLFGDGLFADIAYEYFTHDSNYQVVAFCVDRPYLQCEQKFGLPVIATDEIAEKFNPAEHSFYAAITYGQLNRVRERFFNQAKKMGYTPASYISSRAFVWRNVELGEHCFIFEDNTVQPFVKLGDNVVLWSGNHIGHHSEIGSHVFIASHAVISGCCHIGDHQFIGVNATLSNNLTIADDCMIGAAALVTRNMTEDGFAKGARSEVSEGARRFFKVVIE; encoded by the coding sequence ATGAAGCGCAATCTGGTTTTATTTGGTGATGGCTTGTTTGCAGATATTGCGTATGAGTATTTTACGCACGATTCTAATTACCAAGTCGTGGCTTTTTGTGTCGATCGCCCTTATCTGCAGTGCGAGCAAAAATTTGGCCTGCCTGTGATTGCCACGGATGAAATTGCTGAAAAATTTAATCCTGCAGAGCACAGCTTTTACGCTGCCATCACCTATGGGCAGCTTAACCGGGTCAGAGAGCGTTTTTTTAATCAGGCAAAAAAAATGGGTTATACACCTGCCAGCTATATCAGCTCACGGGCATTTGTCTGGCGAAATGTTGAATTAGGCGAGCATTGCTTTATTTTTGAAGACAATACCGTGCAACCCTTTGTCAAGCTTGGCGATAATGTGGTGCTCTGGAGTGGGAACCACATTGGCCATCATTCTGAAATTGGTAGCCATGTGTTTATTGCTTCGCATGCAGTTATTTCAGGTTGTTGTCATATTGGTGATCATCAATTTATCGGCGTGAATGCCACGCTGTCTAATAATTTAACCATTGCAGACGATTGTATGATTGGTGCAGCTGCATTGGTTACCCGAAATATGACTGAAGATGGCTTTGCCAAAGGCGCCCGCTCAGAAGTAAGCGAAGGCGCGCGGCGGTTTTTCAAGGTTGTTATTGAATGA
- a CDS encoding phytanoyl-CoA dioxygenase family protein has translation MMAKNNIPEVSYGILIQNQSDSVIDEVVEQIRMLGYGVIDSGYSSSELNNLSEVFNHTRAEYIKNQGEEKLRAANEYNTIRAPLTHGDEAFLRLALNKNLLPVIKKLIMGKFILNQQNGVINPPGETYNQAAWHRDIPYQHFVSSMPIAINALFCVDDFTCENGSTFLLPASHKAEAFPSAHFIKNNAVQIEAKAGSFIILDCMVFHSGGFNSTGSERRAVNHLYNIPFFKQQINIPKIMPDVSLTAEEKEILGFTFQEFNSVSEYLSR, from the coding sequence ATGATGGCAAAAAATAATATACCAGAGGTATCGTACGGCATTCTTATTCAGAATCAATCTGATTCCGTGATTGATGAGGTCGTTGAGCAGATCAGAATGCTTGGCTATGGCGTGATTGATTCTGGTTATTCTTCTTCAGAGTTAAATAATTTATCTGAAGTGTTTAACCATACCCGTGCTGAATATATTAAAAATCAGGGTGAGGAAAAGCTGAGGGCTGCGAATGAGTACAATACTATTCGGGCCCCTTTGACTCATGGTGATGAAGCGTTTCTCCGCTTGGCGCTGAATAAAAATTTATTACCCGTCATTAAAAAATTAATTATGGGGAAGTTTATTCTTAATCAGCAGAATGGCGTTATTAATCCGCCAGGGGAAACTTATAATCAAGCTGCGTGGCACAGGGATATTCCTTATCAGCATTTTGTTTCCTCCATGCCGATTGCCATTAATGCCCTGTTTTGTGTTGATGACTTTACTTGTGAAAATGGGTCCACCTTTTTATTGCCGGCATCTCATAAGGCAGAGGCTTTCCCATCAGCACATTTTATAAAAAATAATGCAGTGCAAATTGAAGCAAAGGCGGGCTCTTTTATTATTTTGGATTGTATGGTTTTTCATTCAGGTGGGTTTAACAGCACAGGCTCAGAGCGCAGGGCAGTGAACCATTTATATAATATTCCATTTTTTAAGCAGCAAATCAATATTCCCAAGATTATGCCTGATGTTTCTCTGACTGCTGAGGAAAAAGAAATCTTAGGGTTTACATTTCAGGAATTTAATTCTGTATCTGAATATTTATCTCGCTGA
- a CDS encoding class I SAM-dependent methyltransferase, whose protein sequence is MSIGQYCCPLSKEKLFISDAGLSSLQGGCYPFLNADMINKIPVFIDENLLSGGDKISQVMYSRDHSEQAYDNFLSWLFETFNVDESIFRSALLDKLNLKKGDRVLITGCGLGNDILSVLPKVGEKGEVYAQDISDLMVAATARILKNTVSDEFDLKNIYLSVSNASMLPFEDDYFDAAYHFGGINLFSDMKAAISEMSRVVKVGGRVVLGDEGIAPWLKEHEYGKMAICNNKLWALEPPLALLPETASDVHLSWVLGNCFYIIDFAVAPSMPYMNIDVPHQGVRGGSIRKRYYGQLEGVDPVLKQQIAEAAAAAGISTSAWLEKAIENSLSE, encoded by the coding sequence ATGTCGATTGGTCAATATTGCTGTCCATTATCAAAAGAAAAACTATTCATCTCAGATGCTGGTTTAAGCAGCTTGCAGGGGGGCTGCTACCCATTTCTTAATGCGGATATGATTAATAAAATCCCGGTGTTTATTGATGAAAATCTATTGTCAGGCGGAGATAAAATATCTCAGGTAATGTACAGCAGAGATCATTCTGAGCAAGCCTATGATAATTTTCTTTCTTGGTTATTTGAAACTTTTAATGTTGATGAATCAATATTCAGAAGTGCACTGCTTGATAAATTAAATTTGAAAAAAGGTGATCGGGTATTGATCACTGGCTGCGGTTTGGGTAATGATATTTTGAGCGTGCTTCCTAAAGTGGGTGAAAAAGGGGAGGTTTATGCCCAAGATATCTCTGATTTAATGGTTGCTGCTACAGCTCGGATATTAAAAAATACGGTATCAGATGAATTTGACCTGAAGAATATTTATCTGAGTGTTTCTAATGCGTCCATGCTGCCCTTTGAGGATGATTATTTTGATGCCGCATATCATTTTGGAGGCATCAATTTGTTTTCAGATATGAAAGCGGCCATTAGTGAAATGTCTCGTGTGGTGAAGGTGGGTGGCAGGGTTGTATTGGGGGATGAAGGGATTGCTCCGTGGCTGAAAGAGCATGAGTATGGAAAAATGGCTATTTGTAATAATAAGTTGTGGGCTTTAGAGCCACCACTGGCATTGCTTCCGGAAACAGCCTCTGATGTTCATTTAAGCTGGGTATTGGGAAATTGTTTTTATATTATCGATTTTGCCGTTGCGCCCTCAATGCCTTATATGAATATTGATGTACCTCATCAGGGTGTGCGGGGTGGAAGTATCAGGAAAAGATATTATGGCCAGTTAGAGGGGGTTGATCCCGTGCTTAAGCAACAAATAGCTGAGGCAGCTGCTGCAGCGGGGATCAGCACAAGCGCATGGTTGGAAAAAGCCATTGAGAACTCATTGAGTGAATAG
- a CDS encoding class I SAM-dependent methyltransferase translates to MIDLDKNRFDAALIPGTRSALASAVGLLRQAEKETFAALLDSAGDFLPGLTYQRDCPQCGALHQNAGLVMTAHGMHLLACGGCGFIYSCEVITPEQERLRYENSSSAQCHLLQKQTDTYAFLEREKARYVAGRMHQLIGQGKGLEIGSSNGVLLEAAQELGWQMMGVEINADAVALSQTKGFTVIQGEYPEALPADEMPFDAIVVLDVLEHIADPLPFLSIVSSQLADPGYLIVQVPNFNSLLLRIEGAKNSNVCHGHWSYFTPDTLSALLLKAGFEVCFLETYITELDRIQTYPEDTVAAVYQQLSGKPLQGLQALNTDMLHDDYLGYKLFGIFRKIKK, encoded by the coding sequence TTGATTGATCTTGATAAAAACCGCTTTGATGCGGCGTTAATTCCCGGAACTCGATCTGCTTTAGCATCTGCAGTTGGATTGTTGCGGCAAGCAGAAAAAGAAACTTTTGCTGCATTATTAGACTCAGCGGGAGATTTTTTGCCGGGGCTTACCTATCAGCGTGATTGCCCTCAATGCGGGGCGCTGCATCAAAATGCAGGATTAGTCATGACAGCGCATGGAATGCATTTATTAGCCTGCGGGGGGTGTGGTTTTATTTATAGCTGTGAAGTTATTACCCCAGAGCAAGAGCGTTTGCGTTATGAGAACAGTTCTTCAGCGCAGTGTCATTTATTGCAAAAGCAAACGGATACTTATGCTTTTTTGGAGCGTGAAAAGGCCCGGTATGTGGCTGGCCGGATGCACCAGTTGATTGGGCAGGGTAAGGGTTTGGAAATTGGCTCATCAAATGGCGTTTTGCTTGAAGCCGCTCAGGAATTAGGCTGGCAAATGATGGGTGTCGAGATTAATGCTGACGCGGTGGCATTATCGCAAACTAAGGGGTTTACCGTTATACAGGGGGAATACCCAGAGGCGTTGCCTGCAGATGAAATGCCTTTTGATGCAATTGTTGTTTTGGATGTCTTGGAGCATATCGCAGACCCCTTGCCATTTTTATCCATAGTCAGTAGCCAATTGGCTGACCCTGGCTATTTAATTGTTCAGGTGCCCAATTTCAATAGCCTGTTGCTGCGTATCGAAGGCGCGAAAAATTCAAATGTATGTCATGGGCATTGGAGCTATTTTACGCCTGATACCTTAAGCGCTTTATTACTTAAGGCCGGTTTTGAAGTGTGTTTCCTAGAAACCTATATTACCGAGCTTGACCGGATTCAAACTTATCCGGAAGACACAGTGGCCGCTGTATACCAGCAATTAAGCGGTAAACCGCTGCAAGGCCTGCAGGCGCTGAATACAGATATGCTGCACGATGATTATTTGGGATATAAACTCTTTGGCATCTTCAGGAAAATAAAAAAATGA
- the rffA gene encoding dTDP-4-amino-4,6-dideoxygalactose transaminase produces MSLLPIPFAKPFIVGKELFYIAQAVINGSISGDGQFTRRCQAWLETELHCKKVLLTQSCTAALEMSAILADVGPGDEVIMPSFTFVSTANAFVLRGATPVFVDIRPDTLNLDESLVEAAITDRTKAIVAVHYAGQPCAMQALEALCKKYNIKLIEDAAQAILAFDESRALGTIGDLGCLSFHETKNIISGEGGALLINNPELIERAEIIWHKGTNRKAFFQGQVDKYTWVDIGSSFLPSELTAAFLFAQLEQAKRINSNRRALYEKYMQLLQPLADTGHLVLPYVRDGHRSIGHIFYVLCKNEIERKNLIHYLTKQGINAVFHYVPLHNSPAGMRLGRAHGDLNVTIDVSMRLLRLPMFNEMNHDQVRFVCHHVTHFFQNIALYS; encoded by the coding sequence ATGAGTCTGTTACCCATTCCTTTTGCCAAGCCTTTTATTGTTGGCAAAGAGTTGTTTTATATTGCCCAGGCGGTGATTAATGGCTCTATTTCCGGAGATGGCCAATTTACCCGGCGTTGTCAGGCATGGCTTGAAACAGAATTACACTGCAAAAAAGTGCTGCTTACACAGTCTTGTACAGCAGCGCTTGAAATGAGTGCAATTTTGGCAGATGTAGGGCCGGGGGATGAGGTGATTATGCCTTCATTTACCTTTGTTTCTACCGCGAATGCCTTTGTGTTGCGCGGAGCGACACCCGTATTTGTGGATATTCGCCCAGATACTTTAAATCTGGATGAAAGCCTGGTTGAGGCGGCGATTACAGATCGCACTAAAGCCATTGTTGCCGTGCATTATGCAGGCCAGCCCTGCGCTATGCAGGCATTAGAAGCACTATGCAAAAAATATAATATTAAACTGATTGAAGACGCTGCTCAGGCTATCTTGGCTTTTGATGAGAGCAGGGCGCTGGGTACGATTGGTGACTTGGGCTGCCTTAGTTTTCATGAGACAAAAAATATTATCAGCGGAGAAGGCGGTGCACTGCTGATTAATAATCCTGAATTGATCGAGCGTGCAGAAATAATCTGGCATAAAGGCACAAATCGGAAAGCATTTTTTCAGGGGCAGGTTGATAAATATACCTGGGTAGATATTGGCTCCTCATTTCTACCCAGTGAATTAACGGCCGCTTTTTTGTTTGCCCAATTAGAGCAGGCGAAACGAATTAATTCCAACCGCCGTGCTTTATATGAAAAATACATGCAGCTTTTACAGCCGCTGGCAGATACAGGGCATTTGGTATTGCCCTATGTGCGTGATGGTCATCGCTCAATTGGCCATATTTTTTACGTCTTATGTAAAAATGAAATTGAGCGTAAAAACTTGATTCACTATTTAACTAAGCAGGGGATTAATGCTGTTTTTCATTATGTACCCTTGCATAATTCTCCTGCGGGGATGCGCCTCGGGCGGGCGCATGGTGATTTAAATGTCACGATTGATGTTTCCATGCGCTTATTAAGATTGCCGATGTTTAATGAAATGAACCATGATCAGGTACGCTTTGTCTGCCATCATGTCACCCATTTCTTTCAGAATATTGCCCTTTACAGCTAG